CTGCCTTGCCATTCTTCAGGCGCGTCCCAACCCCCGGGTCACCTGGAGAGTGAGAAGCGGCTTTGTTGGCTTCTTGGTAGATGGGGTCtcactccctgcctcccccacacTGTGGGCTGTTATGGAGACCTGGTTGGTGAGTGGTGGACCACAGAGCTTCTGCCAAGTCTGATGTTTGGGGGTGACGCAGGCTGATCTCTCTCCTACCCTGGAGACCCACACCCTCAAGCAGAGCCAGGGAAGCCCAGGCTGGGCTCTTTTGTCCACTTCAGGATCCAGCCTTGTTTACCTCCAAAACTGGGGAGCTCACCTCCTCCCGAGGTGGCTCTGTCCATCTTCAAACTATTCTAGCTGTGAGCCAGGCCTGCCACCGCCCCCTACCCCACTAAGCTACCAGAGTGGACTTTTGGAGCCTAAACCATAGCTGTTCTCTCCAGAGCCTTCTGCCTACTCAGCTCcaagccaggcttccttctcctgCCATGAGTTCTAGATCCTATGCTGACCTGGTCATTGTCCCTAGAAAGCCTCCAGTTTATCACAGGCCTTTCTGGAGTGTGGCTTCTGGAGAAGGGTTGAGCCTccctgctgtgctgtgctgcaCAGAGCAAACACGAACAGACCAAACCCTCCTTTTGTCCGGGCACTAGACCTTTAATGATGCCACCCACAACCCCCTTAGCTTTTTTGGGCCACGCTGCTCTGGTTTCTGGTTCCAAGCAACAGAAACCAGCTCTGACTAATTTAAACAGAAAGGGATTCTTTAGAAGGCTATGGAGTGTGTCACAGATTCTCCGGGAGGACAAGAACCAGGCCCAAAGGGTGTACCCAGCCAAGAACAACGCCTCAAAGCAAATGCCAAAAGTGGCTTTGTCAGGACACCCCTGGTTCTGGCCCTAACCACAGACCCCTTATTTCAGGCCGACACCGGACGCAGGGGTATTGCTGTCACAAGTACCTCTCTGTGGCATCCCCCCGGCCCTGCCCCATCAATGCAGGGCTGAGAAGGCCAGTGACAGCGCCATCGGCACCTGCGCTGGGAGGGCCCTACCTCCGAagatggggcaggggagagggaggacaaCCCTGGATAGAGGAAGGGGGTTCAGGTGCCGTCACTCCCTTTCCCCTGAGCTTCCCATGGcatctcgggggggggggggcttggcaTCCAGCAGTGAGCCCCACTTtgcaggaaggcagaggctctgtgGGGGCTACAGCTGGCTGgcctccagctctgccttctgccctgccattctgcccccctccccacctatGGTCCCTGCCGCAGACACATGAGCACtgcccccccaacctcccagccacCACTGCCTCGGTCTTGGCCATGCACCCTGGGAGCACTGCCGCTGAGCACTGAGACTCCCCGGGAAGACCGTGGCCAACAGAGAGGATTCAGCCAGGGAGGCCAGCCAAGCTGTCAGCGTGTTCCCAGAAACCAGTCTCTAGGGAGGGGTGAGTCAGAGGGCAGGGCCGTGAGGGGAGCCCAGCCCTGGCTCCATCCCCCAGGGTCCAGACCCTTCCTCTGTGGAGGACGGCACAACAGACTCCTTTGTGGGgcccttgtttcttttcttttttttttaattaattttttattttttataaacatatatttttatccccaggggtacaggtctgtgaatcaccaggtttacacacttcacagcactcaccaaagcacataccctccccaatgtccataatcccacccccttctcccaaccttcctccccccagcaaccctcagtttgttttgtgagattaagagttacttatggggCACTCCAGGTAAAGATGGCGGAGCGCGGTTACAGCTTCTCGCTGACTACGTTCAGCCCATCTGGTAAACTTGTCCAGATAGAATATGCCTTGGCTGCTGTAGCTGGAGGAGCCCCTTCAGTAGGAATTAAAGCTGCAAATGGTGTGGTATTAGCAactgagaagaaacagaaatccatTCTGTATGATGAGCGAAGTGTACACAAAGTGGAACCAATTACCAAGCATATAGGCCTGGTGTATAGTGGCATGGGCCCAGATTACAGAGTGCTGGTGCACAGAGCCCGGAAACTAGCTCAGCAATACTATCTCGTTTACCAAGAACCCATCCCCACAGCTCAGCTGGTGCAGAGAGTCGCTTCAGTGATGCAAGAATACACTCAGTCAGGTGGCGTTCGTCCATTTGGAGTTTCCCTACTAATTTGTGGTTAGAATGAGGGGCGACCATATTTATTTCAGTCCGATCCGTCTGGAGCTTACTTTGCCTGGAAAGCCACAGCAATGGGAAAGAACTATGTGAATGGGAAGACTTTCCTCGAGAAAAGATACAATGAAGACCTGGAACTTGAAGATGCTATTCATACAGCCATATTAACCCTAAAGGAAAGCTTTGAAGGACAGATGACAGAAGACAACATAGAGGTTGGAATCTGCAATGAAGCCGGATTCAGGAGGCTCACTCCGACTGAAGTTAAGGATTACTTGGCAGCCATAGCATAATAACTGAGTGACTGAAAAATCTGGAATCTCAGATAATCCCTCTACTCAAACATGTTtaaagtatgttttgttttgcagaCTTTTTGCATACTTATTTCTACATGGTTTAATGgactgatgtttttaaaatgacacttataaatcataataaactgttaaatctaaaaaaaaaaaagagttacttatggtttgtctccctcccaattccatcttgtttcattgattcttctcctacccacttaagcccccatgttgcatcaccacttcctcatatcagggagatcatatgatagttgtctttctccgcttgatttatttcgctaagcatgatacgctctagttccatccatgttgtcgcaaatggcaagatttcatttcttttgatggctgcatagtattccattgtgtatatataccacatcttcttgatccattcatctgttgatggacatctaggttctttccatagtttggctattgtggacattgctgctataaacattcgggtgcacgtgcccctttggatcattacgtttgtatctttagggtaaatacccagtagtgctattgctgggtcatagggcagttctattttcaacattttgaggaacctccatgctgttttccagagtggctgcaccagcttgcattcccaccaacagtgtaggagggctcccctttctccgcatcctcgccagcatctgtcatttcctgacttgttgattttagccattctgactggtgtgaggtgatacctcattgtggttttgatttgtatttccctgatgcccagtgatatggagcactttttcatgtgtctgttggggcCCTTGTTTCTTATCCTCCTGGTTCACTCGGTCCTTTCCTCAGCCACCTGCTTATGGACTCAGCACTCATTGAGCGCCTGCTGTGTGCAAGGCCCTGGTCCCTGCCCTCGAGGGGTTCACAGTCCAAGGAAAGAAATGGGCATAGAGGGGTGGGTAAGTGCTAGAGCCGAGAAATGAATGAGGAgtaccgggggtgggggggagagtaAGGGGGTGCTCAGGAGATCTCACAGAGAAAGTGGCGTTTGAGCCAGGTCAGGGAGGACGAGGAGGTGTGTCCGCTATGTGGTCGCAGGTGGGAAGGCAATGCTCTCCATGCGGGGAGCAGCCTGAGCCCAGGTGCGGAGGTGCGAGGAAGCCTGGAATGTTCTGGAAACATCCAAGAGGGCAGAGTAGGAAGCGAGGGTCCGGGAGACTGGGAAAGCAGATAGGAAGGGGCTGATGGACGGCCTCGACTGTGGGGAGAGCTCTGATGGTTTCCTGGGCAGGGTTTGGAGCAGGGGAGTGACGTGGGTGGACGTGGGTGCTGGGAATACACAAGGCTGACGTTCTGAAGTGTTAGCAGGGGGGTCTCCTGCCCACCCTAAACGTACTGTGCCCCCAGCCCACTGGCTCAGTTGAATGGACGGTCTCCGCCCACGTATTTTTAGGGACgcacaaaaatgttttaatttcttttgaatcAGATGAAAACGTGCATATAATAGTGATTAACACGAGACAAAAGAATCCAGCGTGGGTGGTACTCACCATTATAGCAAAGCAGCGGAAAATACAGGGTGCGATCCTGACCCCCGCCAGTCCGAAGTGCCCCGGGCTCAGACAAGCCAAGACGGGGGCAGGTTTTGAGTTCCAATTCACAGCTGGCATGTCAGGTTGGAAGAAGAACGTGTTGGGAGTTACAGGGTCTGggtcttccagcttctggggagcctgggaaggggcagcaggaccAGCTCCCCCTCCAGCTCCCGCAGGGATGGGGCAGGAGCCTTGGACAAGGATGAGCCCCTTGTGTGCTATCCTAGGTCGGGGCTCAGAGGTCATACACACCGTCCTCACTGAAGTTAACAGTACCGGGCTGTGAGTTTGTAAGGTcgtaagagagtagatcttaaaagtggACAtcccaaaaaaataataattacgtGAGGTTTACACATATATCAGATCGTCATATTGTACACCTAACACTAACACAAAGTTCTAAGTCGATCGTATCTCAAGAAAACTGGAACAATGGGTGACTGGggggctcagtagtttaagcctctgccttcggctcaggtcatgatcccagagtcctgggatcgagccccacatcgggttctctgttcagcagggagcctgctccccccgccccatctctctgcctacctgtgatctctctatgtcaaataaataaataaaatcttaaaaaaaaaaaaaaaaaaaaagggagcctgggtggctcagtgggttaaagcctctgccttcggcttaggtcataatcccaagatactaggatcaagccccaagtggggctctctgctcagcagggagcctgcttcctccttctgtctctgcctgcctctctgcctacttgttatctctgtctgtcaaataaataaattttttttaaatttaaaaataaatttaaaaaataattttaaaaaatagttaaagaaaaaaagaaaagaaaactggaacaaaatggattaaaatgcACCCATACTAgtctcctcaaaaatttaaaaataggggtgcctgggtggctcagtcattaagcatctgcctttggctcaggtcatgatctcagggtcctgggatcgagccccgcatcagggttcctaatctgcaggaagcctgcttctccttctcccactaccccctgcttgtgttccctctctcactgcgtctctttctgtcaaataaataaataaagtcttaaaaaaaaaaaaagaccctgtttccagttctttttttttttttttaagattttatcacaagcaggcagagaggcaggcagagagagaggaagaagcaggccccctgcggagcaaagagcccaatgtggggctccatcccaggaccatcatgacctgagccgaaggcagaggctttaagccactgagccacccaggtgcccctacaaacagggtctttttttttttaatatacttttttaagattttatttacttatttaagagagagacgtgagagagagcatgagcgaggagaaggtcagagagagaagccgactccccatggaacaggaagcccgatgtgggagtcgatcccgggactctgggaccatgacctgagccggaaggcagtcgtccaaccaactgagccacccaggcgtccctaaaaatagggtcttgaaaagatatctgcactgcCATGTTCACGGCTGtgttactcacaatagccaagatttaGAAGCAACCTTAATGCCCATCAACGGGCGAATGGACAAAGATAATAGGATACACGCGGACACGTTCACAATCGCGCAATGCAATATTATCTTGCCCTGCAAAAGACGGgactcctgggggtgcctggctggctgagtcggtagagcatgtgactcttgatctcaggatcctgagttcaagccccaaaatGGA
The sequence above is a segment of the Mustela lutreola isolate mMusLut2 chromosome 17, mMusLut2.pri, whole genome shotgun sequence genome. Coding sequences within it:
- the LOC131819827 gene encoding LOW QUALITY PROTEIN: proteasome subunit alpha type-2-like (The sequence of the model RefSeq protein was modified relative to this genomic sequence to represent the inferred CDS: substituted 1 base at 1 genomic stop codon), which translates into the protein MAERGYSFSLTTFSPSGKLVQIEYALAAVAGGAPSVGIKAANGVVLATEKKQKSILYDERSVHKVEPITKHIGLVYSGMGPDYRVLVHRARKLAQQYYLVYQEPIPTAQLVQRVASVMQEYTQSGGVRPFGVSLLICGXNEGRPYLFQSDPSGAYFAWKATAMGKNYVNGKTFLEKRYNEDLELEDAIHTAILTLKESFEGQMTEDNIEVGICNEAGFRRLTPTEVKDYLAAIA